In Helianthus annuus cultivar XRQ/B chromosome 8, HanXRQr2.0-SUNRISE, whole genome shotgun sequence, a single genomic region encodes these proteins:
- the LOC110931634 gene encoding leucine-rich repeat extensin-like protein 5, translated as MEMDDDPDPEMQTRTPGHPISISSGSPFLGSPYSGPDSFQEKMGTYDWFFTPSYHSSPAQPPLEDPQLQAVSPPPLPVEEPPQQPPQPPPEPPRRRRNARMSVRRGPRFSSPRGSSSYPPIPEDPQLGGPSNAAPEDNPPQASYAPPMPPVGFDNPIPTYPGSSGYNPYGDPSGYPLDYGTHDPYLTAAQYHHLYPSTYPPMPPTDYPIQGYQYPPYQPPPPQQLQQHQQTQEILERLDKVEHKTKKNKERHNSFMKGLANLIKGKKK; from the coding sequence ATGGAGATGGATGATGATCCCGACCCAGAAATGCAAACAAGAACCCCGGGCCACCCTATCAGCATATCTAGTGGGTCTCCGTTCCTAGGATCCCCATACAGTGGGCCTGATTCCTTCCAGGAGAAAATGGGTACCTATGATTGGTTCTTTACCCCATCTTATCATAGCTCTCCAGCCCAACCACCATTAGAAGATCCTCAACTCCAAGctgtctcaccaccaccactccctGTAGAGGAGCCACcgcagcagccaccgcagccaccTCCCGAGCCTCCGAGGCGAAGGAGAAACGCCCGCATGTCTGTAAGAAGAGGACCCCGTTTCAGTTCTCCTCGTGGATCGAGTTCCTATCCCCCTATTCCAGAGGACCCTCAGTTGGGTGGGCCCTCAAATGCGGCACCAGAGGATAATCCTCCGCAAGCTTCTTATGCACCACCTATGCCGCCTGTGGGATTTGATAACCCAATTCCGACGTACCCAGGTTCTTCCGGGTATAATCCTTATGGAGACCCGTCGGGATATCCATTGGACTATGGAACTCACGACCCATATCTTACGGCTGCGCAGTATCACCACCTTTATCCTTCTACTTACCCTCCTATGCCTCCAACTGACTACCCGATCCAGGGTTATCAGTATCCTCCGTACCAGCCACCTCCTCCTCAGCAACTACAGCAACATCAACAAACTCAGGAGATCCTAGAGAGGTTGGATAAGGTCGAACATAAGACCAAGAAGAACAAGGAAAGGCACAACAGCTTTATGAAAGGTCTTGCGAACCTTATCAAGGGGAAGAAAAAGTAG